The stretch of DNA AGATGGCTCAGGGACAAAATCTGCGCTTCCAGCAAATAATGCCGAACCAATGTTGTGTGACCTGCGGGCAAAAATAATAAGCCCATATCCCTTCGGATATGGGCTTATTATGCAACCATTTTAATGTTTATATTATGATTCGGTAATTGAAACAGCACCATTCGGACAAACGCTTACGCAGGTTTCGCAGCCCAGGCAGTCATTGGGATCACCGGCTACGGTAGCTTTATCGCCATCCATTTCCAAAATTTCAGCCGGGCAGGATGCAGTGCATTCGCCGCAACCTTCGCATTTATCCGGGTCGATTTGTACCATGAACATATTGTGGACCTCCCTCTCCCTTATAAATTTTCGGGGCTCGTACCCCTTATTTCCGATTAGTCAACCGGTTAATTTAATTGTACAAAACCCCAACCGTTACGTCTATAGTAATTTTTGCAAAGTTAGATAAAAATAATTGAAAGCTAATTATGTCGACACCGCTCACCGGCACGCCATCATAACGACATATATCGCACATATAGATTGACAAATCGAGAATAGCCCGGGACATGATTACTACCATGAACAATTGAGTGTTACTTTCGTTAACATTTTACTCTTCCAATGTGAACTCCCACGCACAGTGGCAGCCATCTTGAAGTTCATCCGGCGGGCAACAGATGCACCGGATGCTGATACGCGGGTCAATGGCACGGGCAAAGCCGCTGTATTCCACCAGCCCCACCGGTTTGCACGGGAAAAAGTCCATTTTTTTGCGCTCCCGCGCCGCCTGTACCCGGCAGGCATTCATCCGAAAAACCAGCTTGTTGGGCGCCTGGCGGATAATTTCCTGTTTGTTTAAAAAAGCATATAAGCGGAACCGCAAAGCCTGGTCCAGCGCGTCCAGACCGCCTTGTTCGGGCAGGCCGAGAAACTGTTTAATCCGGTTGGCTTCCAGGACAGTGAACTTATCCCAGGCATCAGAGTCAGCATCAATAGCGTTTTCCAGGCCGTATTTTTTTTCTACAGCCTGAAACCACAGACCGTCATGGGCCAGCCAGCGTTTGCTCAAATCGGTTACAAAATCAATCAATTGCTCCTTGGTCAGATCCTGAATATTTTTCATTTGTGGCACAATACATCCCTCCATAAGTACTTTATTTATTATTTAGCAAAATAAACAAGCAAAAAATATGCCAAACCCGAAGCATATATGCTTAACACCACAACTCCGGCGGCATCCCCAAACCATAATACAGCAAATAATAAAAATATCCCGGGCGGTTTATTCAACACCCGGGATATGCTTGTTATGCTCCGGTAAGTATGACCTTTTTCACCCGGTCCATCAGGCTGCCGGCAAAGGCCTCCGCGCCAACATCGATCTGCGGCCCGTAGCCAAAACCCAAAGCCATGTCGGTAAGAATTAATTTAACGGCTTGCATGCGGCGGCGGTGGAATTCCCGGTGGTCAATTTGCTCCTCGTCAATGCCCAGCTTACCACGCAGCATGTCCGGAGCGAATAAAAAGGGCATCAGCATTTGCATTATCTTAGGGTTCATCCACTCCCGGCACTGTAGTACCCGGGCCGCGTAATCAATTAGTTCGGTATACTGGTCCGACATC from Desulfoscipio gibsoniae DSM 7213 encodes:
- a CDS encoding DUF6125 family protein, whose product is MPQMKNIQDLTKEQLIDFVTDLSKRWLAHDGLWFQAVEKKYGLENAIDADSDAWDKFTVLEANRIKQFLGLPEQGGLDALDQALRFRLYAFLNKQEIIRQAPNKLVFRMNACRVQAARERKKMDFFPCKPVGLVEYSGFARAIDPRISIRCICCPPDELQDGCHCAWEFTLEE
- a CDS encoding indolepyruvate ferredoxin oxidoreductase subunit alpha codes for the protein MFMVQIDPDKCEGCGECTASCPAEILEMDGDKATVAGDPNDCLGCETCVSVCPNGAVSITES